Proteins encoded by one window of Myripristis murdjan chromosome 1, fMyrMur1.1, whole genome shotgun sequence:
- the scoca gene encoding short coiled-coil protein A isoform X1, protein MEGEVDEEDGTFTNISLADDTVDSGTAALYTKQDSELLTMNCDIDGEMENQVEMEEKTRLINQVLELQHTLEDLSARVDAVKEENLKLKSENQVLGQYIENLMSASSVFQTTDTKSKRK, encoded by the exons ATGGAGGGAGAGGTGGATGAAGAAGATGGGACTTTCACTAACATCTCGCTGGCAGATGACACAG TGGACAGTGGAACTGCAGCCCTGTATACTAAACAAGACAGTGAGCTCCTCACCATGAACTGCGACATAGACG gagaaatggagaaccaggtggagatggaggagaagacGAGGCTCATAAATCAGGTTTTGGAACTTCAGCACACACTGGAAG ACCTGTCAGCACGAGTCGATGCAGTCAAGGAGGAGAACCTGAAGCTGAAGTCTGAGAACCAGGTTCTAGGTCAGTACATCGAGAACCTCATGTCTGCCTCCAGCGTCTTCCAGACCACTGACACCAAGAGCAAACGGAAGTGA
- the scoca gene encoding short coiled-coil protein A isoform X2 — MNCDIDGEMENQVEMEEKTRLINQVLELQHTLEDLSARVDAVKEENLKLKSENQVLGQYIENLMSASSVFQTTDTKSKRK; from the exons ATGAACTGCGACATAGACG gagaaatggagaaccaggtggagatggaggagaagacGAGGCTCATAAATCAGGTTTTGGAACTTCAGCACACACTGGAAG ACCTGTCAGCACGAGTCGATGCAGTCAAGGAGGAGAACCTGAAGCTGAAGTCTGAGAACCAGGTTCTAGGTCAGTACATCGAGAACCTCATGTCTGCCTCCAGCGTCTTCCAGACCACTGACACCAAGAGCAAACGGAAGTGA